Proteins encoded within one genomic window of Stigmatopora argus isolate UIUO_Sarg chromosome 21, RoL_Sarg_1.0, whole genome shotgun sequence:
- the LOC144067553 gene encoding ephrin-A3-like isoform X1, giving the protein MMMMTMALAAFSLAVVTLALSNSEPSRGSSRHAVYWNSSNLLLRREGYTVQVSVNDYLDIYCPHYNGSLRGTLERGAAEQYVLYMVSYGGYLACDPRNGFKRWECNRPHAPHSPIKFSEKFQRYSAFSLGYEFTVGQEYYYISTPTHHHHAHGCLRMRVYVCCSTVAHSDDDSSQTSSAYTARPSIKIHNIDDEFNPEVPKLEKSVSGSSPSRDRLLLTVAATLLAGAPFLS; this is encoded by the exons atgatgatgatgacgatggcgTTGGCCGCCTTCTCCCTCGCCGTGGTGACTCTGGCGCTGTCCAACTCGGAGCCGTCCAGAGGCAGCAGCCGGCACGCGGTGTATTGGAACAGCTCCAACCTACT GTTGCGGCGCGAGGGCTACACGGTGCAAGTGAGCGTCAACGACTACCTGGACATCTACTGCCCGCACTACAACGGCAGCCTCCGGGGGACGCTGGAGCGCGGGGCGGCCGAGCAGTACGTCCTCTACATGGTCAGCTACGGCGGCTACCTGGCGTGCGACCCGCGCAACGGCTTCAAGCGCTGGGAGTGCAACCGGCCGCACGCGCCGCACTCGCCCATCAAGTTCTCGGAGAAGTTCCAGCGCTACAGCGCCTTCTCGCTGGGTTACGAGTTCACCGTGGGACAAGAGTACTACTACATAT CCACGCCCACTCACCACCACCACGCCCACGGCTGCCTAAGGATGAGGGTCTACGTCTGCTGCTCCACCG TGGCGCACTCGGACGACGACTCAAGTCAGACGTCCAGCGCCTACACGGCGAGGCCAAGCATCAAGATACATAATATTG ATGATGAATTTAACCCCGAAGTTCCCAAGCTGGAGAAGAGCGTGAGCGGCAGCAGTCCGTCGCGCGACCGCCTCCTGCTGACCGTGGCCGCCACGCTGCTCGCCGGCGCCCCCTTTCTGTCCTAG
- the LOC144067553 gene encoding ephrin-A3-like isoform X2: protein MMMMTMALAAFSLAVVTLALSNSEPSRGSSRHAVYWNSSNLLLRREGYTVQVSVNDYLDIYCPHYNGSLRGTLERGAAEQYVLYMVSYGGYLACDPRNGFKRWECNRPHAPHSPIKFSEKFQRYSAFSLGYEFTVGQEYYYISTPTHHHHAHGCLRMRVYVCCSTVAHSDDDSSQTSSAYTARPSIKIHNIDRRKRSSTYIWTSFWDFKMWSKRVRIQTQEKTPST, encoded by the exons atgatgatgatgacgatggcgTTGGCCGCCTTCTCCCTCGCCGTGGTGACTCTGGCGCTGTCCAACTCGGAGCCGTCCAGAGGCAGCAGCCGGCACGCGGTGTATTGGAACAGCTCCAACCTACT GTTGCGGCGCGAGGGCTACACGGTGCAAGTGAGCGTCAACGACTACCTGGACATCTACTGCCCGCACTACAACGGCAGCCTCCGGGGGACGCTGGAGCGCGGGGCGGCCGAGCAGTACGTCCTCTACATGGTCAGCTACGGCGGCTACCTGGCGTGCGACCCGCGCAACGGCTTCAAGCGCTGGGAGTGCAACCGGCCGCACGCGCCGCACTCGCCCATCAAGTTCTCGGAGAAGTTCCAGCGCTACAGCGCCTTCTCGCTGGGTTACGAGTTCACCGTGGGACAAGAGTACTACTACATAT CCACGCCCACTCACCACCACCACGCCCACGGCTGCCTAAGGATGAGGGTCTACGTCTGCTGCTCCACCG TGGCGCACTCGGACGACGACTCAAGTCAGACGTCCAGCGCCTACACGGCGAGGCCAAGCATCAAGATACATAATATTG ACAGGAGAAAAAGAAGCTCTACCTACATTTGGACATCGTTCTGGGACTTCAAGATGTG